A region of Paractinoplanes abujensis DNA encodes the following proteins:
- the nhaA gene encoding Na+/H+ antiporter NhaA, with amino-acid sequence MLTRPRNRSRPVTQAPRLFSRGSWAEARRVADVLRKETIGGALLLLGTVIALVWANSPWSGRYDALVAYEVGPAALHLDLSLGTWAADGLLAIFFFVAGLELKREFVAGDLRDPRRAAVPVAAAVGGVVVPALCYVVLNLGGALKGWAIPTATDIAFALAVLAVVGRFLPSALRTFLLTLAVVDDLLAILIIAVFYTAQLSIIPLLAALAPLGLFTVLVQRRVRSWWLLLPLAFTAWALVHASGVHATVAGVLLGFAVPVLRRDGAEGHGLAEHFEHRFRPLSAGIAVPIFAFFAAGVTVGGLDGLRSALTDPIALGIMAGLIVGKPIGIVLATWLTARFTRARIDTGLTWVDVTGLAMLGGIGFTVSLLIGELAFGTGSESDDHVKVAVLLGSLAAALLATVVLRMRNRTYRQLHAAEQVDRDNDNIPDVYQH; translated from the coding sequence ATGCTGACCCGACCCCGGAACCGGAGCCGTCCCGTGACTCAAGCACCTCGTCTGTTCAGCCGTGGATCGTGGGCCGAGGCCCGCCGCGTCGCTGACGTCTTGCGCAAGGAGACCATCGGCGGCGCCCTGTTGCTGCTGGGCACGGTGATCGCCCTGGTCTGGGCCAACTCGCCGTGGTCCGGCCGCTACGACGCCCTGGTGGCGTACGAGGTCGGCCCGGCCGCGCTGCACCTCGACCTGTCCCTGGGCACGTGGGCCGCTGACGGCCTGCTGGCCATCTTCTTCTTCGTCGCCGGGCTGGAACTCAAACGTGAGTTCGTCGCGGGTGACCTGCGGGACCCGCGGCGGGCGGCCGTCCCGGTCGCCGCGGCTGTCGGCGGCGTCGTCGTGCCGGCCCTCTGCTACGTCGTGCTTAACCTCGGCGGCGCGCTGAAGGGCTGGGCGATCCCCACCGCCACCGATATCGCCTTCGCCCTGGCCGTGCTGGCCGTCGTCGGCCGGTTCCTGCCCTCGGCGCTGCGGACCTTCCTGCTGACCCTGGCCGTGGTCGACGACCTGCTGGCCATTCTGATCATCGCGGTTTTCTACACCGCGCAGCTGTCGATCATTCCGCTGCTGGCCGCGCTCGCGCCCCTGGGCCTGTTCACCGTGCTGGTGCAGCGACGCGTGCGGTCGTGGTGGCTGCTGCTGCCCCTGGCCTTCACGGCCTGGGCTCTGGTGCACGCTTCCGGGGTGCACGCCACCGTCGCCGGGGTGCTGCTCGGCTTCGCCGTGCCCGTCCTGCGCCGCGACGGCGCCGAAGGCCACGGCCTGGCCGAGCACTTCGAGCACCGCTTCCGCCCGCTGTCCGCGGGGATCGCCGTCCCGATCTTCGCTTTCTTCGCGGCCGGAGTGACGGTCGGCGGGCTCGACGGGCTGCGTTCGGCGCTCACCGACCCGATCGCGCTGGGCATCATGGCCGGCCTGATCGTCGGCAAGCCCATCGGCATCGTGCTGGCCACCTGGCTGACGGCCCGCTTCACCCGCGCCCGGATCGACACCGGCCTGACCTGGGTCGACGTCACCGGTCTGGCCATGCTCGGCGGTATCGGATTCACCGTCTCGCTGCTCATCGGTGAACTCGCCTTCGGCACCGGCAGCGAGAGCGACGACCACGTCAAGGTCGCCGTGCTCCTCGGCTCGCTGGCCGCCGCCCTGCTGGCCACGGTCGTCCTGCGCATGCGCAACCGCACCTACCGGCAGCTGCATGCGGCCGAGCAAGTCGACCGCGACAACGACAACATTCCCGACGTCTACCAGCACTGA
- a CDS encoding VOC family protein — protein MAEAGADWRIVDGVMTAWFDAPSLTAAAGLAGRVVELPAEIAVDLRSTGVRVRLASDQHAGAVSAAARDLGFRADPAALQQVSVVVEAADAPVVRRFWQGVLGYVPGPDGGLVDPLRRDPAVRVRTLPEPRPLRNRIHLDVVRPAAVVERVGLGPGSGPYGVCQPDPEGNEVDLVPGAALDTADWQAVFSTIACYRTTSPAQQRELATTAAALAGDAGFPLLIDLRPGLVILDSGKDQWEDGAYLDLAGRLQTAARELGATADPGLPHFAQLFLDAADVEAVRAFWLTALGYTGDRRAGVSDIHDPRRLNPVLVFQQLDTADTARRRQRNRIHVELAVPADLVRARLGTMLAAGGRLLEESPDRLLIADPEGNEVVIGR, from the coding sequence ATGGCAGAGGCAGGAGCGGACTGGCGAATAGTCGACGGCGTCATGACGGCCTGGTTCGACGCCCCGTCGCTGACTGCGGCGGCCGGGCTGGCCGGGCGAGTTGTGGAGCTGCCGGCCGAGATCGCGGTTGATCTGCGCTCGACGGGCGTACGGGTGCGCCTCGCATCGGATCAGCACGCCGGTGCGGTGTCGGCGGCCGCGCGCGACCTCGGGTTCCGCGCCGATCCGGCCGCGCTGCAGCAGGTGAGCGTCGTGGTCGAGGCCGCGGATGCGCCGGTCGTGCGACGGTTCTGGCAGGGCGTGCTCGGCTACGTGCCCGGTCCGGACGGTGGTCTGGTGGACCCGTTGCGGCGAGACCCCGCCGTACGGGTGAGGACGTTGCCCGAGCCGCGCCCGTTGCGCAATCGCATCCACCTCGACGTGGTGCGCCCGGCGGCAGTGGTCGAGCGGGTGGGCCTGGGCCCGGGATCAGGACCGTACGGGGTCTGTCAGCCCGACCCGGAAGGCAACGAGGTCGACCTGGTGCCGGGCGCGGCGCTCGACACGGCCGACTGGCAGGCGGTGTTCAGCACCATCGCGTGTTATCGCACCACCTCGCCGGCGCAGCAGCGGGAACTGGCCACCACCGCGGCGGCGCTGGCCGGCGACGCGGGCTTCCCGCTGCTGATCGACCTGCGGCCCGGGCTCGTGATCCTCGACAGCGGCAAGGATCAGTGGGAGGACGGCGCCTACCTCGACCTCGCGGGCCGCCTGCAGACGGCCGCACGCGAACTGGGGGCCACCGCGGATCCGGGGCTGCCGCACTTCGCCCAGCTCTTCCTGGACGCCGCCGACGTCGAGGCGGTTCGCGCGTTCTGGCTGACCGCGCTCGGCTACACCGGCGACCGGCGGGCCGGGGTGAGCGACATCCACGACCCGCGGCGGCTGAACCCGGTGCTGGTGTTCCAGCAGCTCGACACTGCGGACACGGCACGGCGGCGGCAGCGCAACCGCATCCACGTCGAGCTTGCTGTGCCGGCGGACCTCGTACGGGCACGCCTCGGCACGATGCTCGCGGCCGGGGGCCGGCTGCTCGAGGAATCGCCGGATCGCCTGCTGATAGCCGACCCCGAAGGCAACGAAGTGGTGATCGGTCGATGA
- a CDS encoding DUF1648 domain-containing protein, whose product MNRPRTMAAIIGMWLPAAVTAVTWAAWSDRLPDRMATHWSGTGPADGFSSTGVFWTAMLVTGVVAGLAGVVAALRSGGGAAGLRYLLGAAGALAGGAAGVWVATATATLDSPADPRLGWRLLYFVAGLAWGAVVALVVGPAPAGVQPPPASVAPLDLAPTERAAYSVTLRAPVLLASLAAAALLVAVVAAVGQAPIWPVLAVPVVGVLVFGRIRVTADRRGLRVTAGLLNLPLKTIGLAEITGVEEAEIEPLEWGGWGYRVTPARAALVLRRGPGLVVHQTDGRPFAVTLDDPRTPAALLTALVARTG is encoded by the coding sequence ATGAATCGACCGAGGACAATGGCCGCGATCATCGGAATGTGGCTTCCGGCCGCGGTCACCGCGGTCACCTGGGCGGCCTGGTCCGACCGGCTGCCCGACCGGATGGCCACGCATTGGAGCGGCACCGGCCCGGCCGACGGATTCAGCTCGACGGGCGTCTTCTGGACGGCGATGCTGGTCACCGGCGTGGTGGCCGGCCTGGCCGGCGTCGTGGCCGCCCTGCGCTCCGGGGGCGGCGCGGCTGGTCTGCGCTACCTGCTGGGCGCGGCCGGGGCGCTGGCCGGCGGTGCCGCGGGCGTCTGGGTCGCCACGGCCACCGCCACCCTGGACAGCCCGGCCGATCCGCGGCTGGGCTGGCGCCTGCTGTATTTCGTGGCCGGACTGGCCTGGGGTGCCGTCGTTGCGCTGGTGGTGGGGCCCGCACCGGCTGGGGTGCAGCCGCCACCCGCGTCCGTCGCCCCGCTCGACCTGGCGCCCACGGAGCGTGCCGCGTACAGCGTCACCCTGCGGGCCCCGGTGCTGCTGGCCTCGTTGGCGGCGGCCGCGCTGCTGGTCGCCGTCGTGGCGGCCGTCGGGCAGGCCCCGATCTGGCCCGTGCTCGCCGTGCCGGTGGTGGGCGTGCTCGTCTTCGGCCGCATCCGGGTCACCGCCGACCGGCGCGGCCTGCGCGTGACGGCCGGCCTGCTCAATCTGCCGCTCAAGACCATCGGGCTGGCCGAGATCACCGGGGTCGAGGAGGCCGAGATCGAGCCGCTGGAGTGGGGCGGCTGGGGTTACCGCGTCACCCCGGCGCGGGCCGCTCTGGTGCTGCGCCGCGGCCCCGGCCTGGTCGTTCATCAGACCGACGGCCGCCCCTTCGCCGTCACCTTGGACGACCCCCGCACCCCGGCCGCGCTGCTCACCGCGCTCGTCGCCCGTACGGGTTAG
- a CDS encoding GntR family transcriptional regulator, whose protein sequence is MLFRVDVAAAEPLADQIAAQVRGGILRGDLTPGERLPAARELADVLDVNLHTVLRAYAKLRDEDLIELRRGRGAVIRGDADAARLRLVELARQFVGEARRQGLADAEMLAIVKEAQP, encoded by the coding sequence ATGTTGTTCCGGGTGGACGTGGCGGCGGCCGAGCCGCTGGCCGATCAGATTGCTGCGCAGGTTCGTGGGGGCATCCTGCGGGGCGACCTGACACCGGGGGAGCGGCTGCCGGCCGCCCGTGAGCTGGCCGACGTGCTCGACGTCAACCTGCACACCGTGCTGCGGGCCTACGCGAAGCTGCGCGACGAGGACCTGATCGAGCTGCGGCGCGGCCGGGGCGCGGTGATCCGCGGCGACGCCGACGCGGCCCGCCTGCGGCTCGTCGAGCTGGCCCGCCAATTCGTGGGCGAGGCCCGCCGGCAGGGCCTGGCCGACGCGGAAATGCTCGCGATAGTGAAGGAGGCACAGCCATGA
- a CDS encoding carbohydrate ABC transporter permease, which produces MTTDRGRWWRFAAILLITGIVLVPVAAVLILSLRPGVASGSDAAFGLANFTHIFTDIPTLTWLGNSLGVTLATVAVSVAVAAPAGYVLSRGRSRSVSTYSLLLFIVQSLPVITAVIPLFILFARVGLVDNLVGLGIVYVGASMSVAIWMMAAYIDSIPVTLEEAAWIDGASLFTGFTRIVLRNSLPGLLSTAIFTFLVSWNDYLVAIVFLRSQERFTLPIGVQTFFQQNGTDWGSVMALAVVMMLPPVIVFATLNKYFSVGGIGGSLAGT; this is translated from the coding sequence ATGACGACCGACCGTGGCCGGTGGTGGCGTTTCGCGGCCATCCTGCTCATCACCGGCATCGTGCTCGTGCCGGTGGCGGCGGTGCTGATCCTGTCGCTGCGCCCCGGCGTGGCCTCGGGCAGCGACGCCGCCTTCGGCCTGGCCAACTTCACGCACATCTTCACCGACATCCCGACCCTGACCTGGCTGGGCAACAGCCTGGGGGTCACCCTGGCGACGGTGGCCGTCTCGGTCGCGGTGGCCGCACCGGCCGGGTACGTCCTGTCCCGCGGCCGCAGCCGCTCGGTCTCCACGTACTCGCTGCTGCTGTTCATCGTGCAGTCGCTGCCGGTGATCACCGCCGTGATCCCGTTGTTCATCCTGTTCGCCCGGGTCGGCCTGGTCGACAACCTGGTCGGGCTGGGCATCGTCTACGTCGGCGCCTCGATGTCGGTGGCGATCTGGATGATGGCGGCCTACATCGACTCGATCCCGGTGACGCTCGAGGAAGCGGCCTGGATCGACGGGGCGTCCCTGTTCACCGGCTTCACCCGGATCGTGCTGCGCAACTCGCTGCCCGGGCTGCTGTCCACCGCGATCTTCACGTTCCTGGTGTCCTGGAACGACTACCTGGTGGCCATCGTCTTCCTGCGCTCCCAGGAGCGATTCACCCTGCCGATCGGCGTCCAGACGTTCTTCCAGCAGAACGGCACCGACTGGGGCTCGGTCATGGCGCTGGCCGTCGTGATGATGCTGCCCCCGGTCATCGTCTTCGCCACGCTCAACAAGTACTTCAGTGTCGGCGGAATCGGCGGTTCGCTGGCCGGCACCTGA
- a CDS encoding carbohydrate ABC transporter permease, with translation MTVTATRPEVGTARTGKPRRARRTLLWLVAPSVVLLLLINAYPLVYAALQSVRDGSLINAGDYVGWDNYRATLTSPAFWRSVQFTLIFTVVGVFGSWLGGLGLALLLRTRIPGRTVFKTLLLLPWVVPVVVSSTAWNWLVATPQSPLPSLAQALGLGTPLFLADPTLAKITVCVFKVWISVPFMMMLISAALAGVDHTVYEAADVDGATKRQQFVHITLPMISRSTYISWILMTIFCVNDFPTIFLLTGGGPVDATTSLVVLSYRTVFQNFQVGPGVAIAFLMTATLVVVSVALYRQIRKAHV, from the coding sequence GTGACAGTCACCGCCACTCGTCCCGAGGTCGGGACCGCCCGTACGGGCAAACCGCGCCGAGCCCGGCGGACCCTGCTCTGGCTGGTGGCGCCCTCGGTGGTCCTCCTGCTGCTGATCAACGCGTACCCGCTGGTCTACGCCGCGCTGCAGTCGGTCCGCGACGGCTCGCTGATCAACGCGGGCGACTACGTGGGCTGGGACAACTATCGGGCCACGCTGACCAGCCCCGCCTTCTGGCGCTCGGTGCAGTTCACGCTGATCTTCACCGTCGTCGGGGTGTTCGGCAGCTGGCTGGGCGGCCTGGGGCTGGCCCTGCTGCTGCGCACGCGCATCCCCGGCCGTACGGTCTTCAAGACGCTGCTGCTCCTGCCGTGGGTGGTGCCGGTCGTGGTGTCCTCCACGGCATGGAACTGGCTGGTCGCCACCCCGCAGAGCCCGCTGCCGAGCCTCGCGCAGGCCCTGGGCCTGGGCACGCCGCTGTTCCTGGCCGACCCGACCCTGGCCAAGATCACCGTCTGTGTGTTCAAGGTGTGGATCAGCGTCCCGTTCATGATGATGCTGATCAGCGCGGCCCTGGCCGGGGTCGACCACACCGTGTACGAGGCGGCCGACGTCGACGGCGCCACCAAACGGCAGCAGTTCGTCCACATCACACTGCCGATGATCAGCCGATCCACCTACATCTCGTGGATCCTCATGACGATCTTCTGCGTGAACGACTTCCCGACGATCTTCCTGCTCACCGGGGGTGGACCGGTCGACGCCACCACCTCGCTGGTCGTGCTCTCCTACCGCACGGTGTTCCAGAACTTCCAGGTCGGGCCGGGCGTGGCCATCGCCTTCCTGATGACCGCGACCCTGGTCGTGGTCTCGGTGGCCCTGTACCGGCAGATCAGAAAGGCGCACGTATGA